One Chloroflexota bacterium genomic window carries:
- a CDS encoding ATP-binding protein: protein MDTVGYIVGEVRTDEFTFVTNREIAPPRLEYIVVPVEEPTRHIDVLAQVTSLSVSSRLLDTSLSYTEVESILNRLKSSPPIVVGTAQVLGYLEGNNVRFPRHAATPGTSVVNAPDELLRKFFSAVESGIAIGTLINRPSVPVLLNPNGLRRHLAVIAQTGAGKSYTVGVILEKLLQLGGTVVVFDPNSDYVLMRRDTQHRATSFANHVEIFRLPTTQAGRIPDEEIGGSKKFTLQFSKLEPDEICQMTGIGETSTNIRKAIQTVWEKLQGQDYTAATFLDALDQLANAGDAGAPPQPGMPRGPRNLNPAIGDEDSFDRDFARRVAEKANLGVSWEDLGKPIPDEPTPREKKSNNAKMPSFDAITGAQKALKYVERLTKIDIWGFEDVPMDDLLRPMNLSVLDVAGVDQWIAEFVVDKVLRETWSRAVNEGLARPVFFVLEEAHNFVPGGAGANSQAAYIIKRIASEGRKFGLFLVLITQRPYKVHGDTLSQCNSQIIMRLTNPQDQQAIRLSSESISEGLLGDLPGLNIGEAVVLGPLVRVPVMVKVGHRESKEGGNDIDVIGALERARSEVITEVRDQKSKEEKKARGRSEWKEAV from the coding sequence ATGGACACAGTCGGTTATATCGTCGGCGAAGTACGCACGGATGAATTTACGTTTGTGACAAATCGCGAAATCGCGCCGCCGCGTCTCGAGTACATCGTCGTGCCGGTGGAAGAACCGACGCGGCACATTGACGTGCTCGCGCAAGTGACCTCGCTTAGTGTTTCATCGCGCTTGCTCGACACCTCGCTCTCGTACACCGAAGTCGAGTCCATCCTCAATCGTCTCAAATCCTCGCCGCCGATAGTCGTCGGCACCGCGCAAGTGCTGGGTTATCTCGAAGGAAACAACGTCCGCTTTCCGCGCCACGCGGCAACGCCCGGCACCAGCGTCGTCAACGCGCCGGATGAATTGCTACGCAAATTTTTCTCCGCGGTCGAAAGCGGCATCGCGATCGGCACACTCATCAATCGTCCGAGCGTCCCCGTGTTGCTCAACCCGAACGGCTTGCGCCGCCATCTTGCGGTGATCGCGCAGACCGGCGCGGGCAAATCGTACACCGTCGGCGTCATCCTCGAAAAATTGTTGCAACTCGGTGGCACGGTCGTCGTGTTCGATCCGAACAGCGATTATGTGTTGATGCGCCGCGATACGCAACATCGCGCGACCTCGTTCGCGAATCACGTCGAAATTTTCCGCCTGCCGACGACGCAAGCCGGGCGCATCCCCGACGAGGAAATCGGCGGCTCGAAAAAATTCACGCTGCAATTTTCCAAACTCGAACCGGACGAAATTTGCCAGATGACCGGCATCGGCGAGACCTCGACGAACATTCGCAAAGCGATTCAAACCGTCTGGGAAAAATTGCAAGGGCAAGATTACACCGCCGCAACCTTTCTCGACGCGCTCGACCAACTGGCGAACGCGGGCGATGCCGGCGCGCCGCCGCAACCTGGGATGCCGCGCGGACCGCGCAACTTGAATCCCGCGATTGGCGACGAAGATTCGTTTGATCGCGATTTCGCCCGACGCGTCGCGGAGAAAGCGAACCTCGGCGTATCCTGGGAAGATTTGGGCAAGCCAATACCCGATGAACCCACGCCACGTGAAAAGAAATCGAACAACGCCAAGATGCCATCGTTCGATGCGATCACCGGCGCGCAAAAGGCGCTCAAGTACGTCGAGCGACTGACCAAGATTGACATCTGGGGTTTTGAAGATGTGCCGATGGACGATTTGTTGCGCCCGATGAATCTGTCAGTGCTCGATGTTGCGGGTGTGGATCAATGGATCGCGGAATTTGTCGTGGACAAGGTGTTGCGCGAAACCTGGTCACGCGCGGTCAACGAAGGTTTAGCGCGCCCGGTCTTTTTCGTTTTGGAGGAGGCGCACAATTTTGTCCCAGGTGGCGCGGGCGCAAACTCGCAAGCCGCGTACATCATCAAGCGCATCGCGTCCGAGGGTCGCAAGTTCGGCTTGTTCCTCGTCCTCATCACGCAACGCCCGTACAAAGTTCACGGCGACACGCTCTCGCAGTGCAATTCGCAGATCATCATGCGACTCACGAATCCGCAAGACCAGCAAGCGATTCGTCTTTCATCGGAAAGCATCAGCGAAGGATTGCTCGGCGATCTGCCCGGCTTGAACATCGGCGAGGCGGTCGTCCTGGGTCCGCTCGTGCGCGTGCCGGTGATGGTCAAGGTCGGTCACCGCGAATCGAAAGAAGGCGGCAACGACATTGACGTGATCGGCGCGCTCGAACGCGCGCGGAGCGAAGTCATCACCGAAGTACGCGATCAAAAATCGAAAGAAGAAAAAAAGGCGCGCGGGCGAAGTGAGTGGAAGGAAGCGGTGTAG
- a CDS encoding alpha/beta hydrolase, translated as MSIIQIGSQTIFYDEHGAGHSLLLITGLGGSRLGWWKQIEPFAQRYRVFAMDNRDAGDSARAIAPYTIDDMANDAAGVTQNLGVAPAFVLGYSMGGFIALQLVLQHPELVDKLILVSTSAGGPAHVRPSPENMALLARDPNEDATTRIRRTQHLLTGAKYIPPEDLAELIDHARRVPMSLDAYQRQAVAAMAFHTSGVHKRLREIRVPTLVIHGDADPLVPYPNGQALASAIPNARLVTLAGVGHLPRIEATQEFNRAVIEFLG; from the coding sequence ATGTCCATAATTCAAATCGGTTCACAAACAATTTTTTACGACGAGCACGGCGCGGGGCACTCGCTCTTGCTCATCACCGGGCTAGGTGGCTCGCGGCTCGGTTGGTGGAAGCAGATCGAACCGTTCGCGCAACGGTATCGCGTTTTTGCAATGGACAATCGCGATGCAGGTGACAGTGCGCGTGCCATCGCGCCGTACACGATTGACGATATGGCGAACGACGCCGCGGGCGTGACTCAAAACCTAGGCGTCGCGCCGGCATTCGTCCTCGGCTACTCGATGGGTGGTTTTATCGCGTTGCAGTTGGTCCTGCAACATCCAGAACTCGTGGACAAGTTGATTCTCGTTTCCACGTCCGCTGGCGGACCCGCGCACGTTAGACCATCGCCGGAAAACATGGCGCTGTTGGCGCGCGACCCGAACGAAGATGCCACAACGCGCATCCGTCGCACTCAGCATTTACTCACCGGCGCGAAATATATTCCACCCGAAGACCTGGCAGAACTGATTGACCACGCGCGGCGCGTGCCGATGTCGCTCGATGCGTATCAACGGCAAGCCGTCGCGGCGATGGCATTTCACACGAGCGGCGTACATAAACGCTTGCGCGAGATTCGCGTGCCCACGCTCGTCATTCACGGAGACGCCGACCCGCTCGTCCCATATCCAAACGGGCAGGCGCTCGCGTCTGCGATTCCGAACGCAAGATTGGTGACACTCGCCGGAGTTGGACATTTGCCGCGCATCGAAGCGACCCAGGAATTCAATCGCGCGGTGATCGAATTTTTGGGGTAG
- a CDS encoding aspartate ammonia-lyase gives MGFRIEQDSLGIVSVADDVLWGAQTQRAIQNFPISGLKPYRAFIWSMAIIKRAAAEVNRDLGLLDKKIADAIVVAAQEVIDNRWESQFCVDPFQAGAGTSHNMNLNEVIANRANQILGFKIDDPKKPVNPNDHVNMAQSTNDTIPTAIRLGCLWRLDEMLKTIGTLADALDAKATEFSGIVKSGRTHLQDAVPITLGQEFGAYAQAVRNDRERIAAAGDRLRRLGIGGTATGTGLNAHPEYQPRMINRINELTGLHVRSSGNLFESMQSQADAADFSATMNTLAITLTRIANDFRLLASGPATGLDEIRLPAVQPGSSIMPGKANPVLAEMLNMVCYHVMGNNLTIALASAAGQLELNVMMPIIAYNLFQMMDVLISAINAFTTKCVVGIIANREKAEGWLAKSTVLVTALNPVIGYIKAAQVSQEAMARNVTIKQVVLEKGYLKEDELDQVLDVRKMTEGGIMQVNGGG, from the coding sequence ATGGGTTTTCGAATTGAACAAGATTCGCTCGGCATTGTAAGTGTGGCGGATGACGTATTGTGGGGCGCGCAGACCCAGCGCGCAATTCAAAATTTTCCTATTAGCGGACTGAAACCTTATCGCGCGTTTATCTGGTCGATGGCGATCATCAAGCGCGCCGCCGCCGAAGTGAACCGCGACCTAGGACTGCTCGACAAAAAGATCGCGGACGCGATTGTCGTCGCCGCACAAGAAGTGATTGACAACCGGTGGGAATCCCAGTTCTGCGTAGATCCATTCCAAGCGGGTGCCGGCACCTCGCACAATATGAACCTCAACGAAGTCATCGCGAATCGCGCCAATCAGATCCTGGGATTCAAAATTGACGATCCGAAAAAACCGGTCAACCCGAACGATCACGTGAACATGGCACAATCCACCAACGACACGATCCCAACCGCGATCCGTTTGGGCTGTCTATGGCGGCTCGATGAAATGTTGAAAACAATCGGCACGCTGGCAGACGCGCTGGACGCCAAAGCCACAGAATTTAGCGGCATTGTCAAATCGGGACGCACCCACTTGCAAGACGCTGTCCCCATCACCCTTGGGCAGGAATTTGGCGCATACGCTCAAGCCGTCCGAAATGATCGGGAGCGCATCGCGGCGGCTGGAGATCGTCTTCGGCGATTGGGAATCGGGGGCACGGCGACCGGGACAGGGCTGAATGCGCATCCGGAATATCAACCGCGCATGATAAATCGAATCAACGAATTGACTGGACTGCATGTTCGTTCGAGCGGAAATCTCTTTGAATCCATGCAGTCGCAGGCGGACGCCGCCGATTTTTCCGCGACGATGAACACGCTCGCAATCACGCTCACGCGGATCGCGAATGATTTTCGTTTGCTCGCGTCGGGTCCGGCGACCGGACTGGACGAAATCCGATTGCCGGCGGTTCAACCTGGGTCGTCCATCATGCCGGGGAAGGCGAATCCCGTCTTGGCGGAGATGTTGAACATGGTGTGTTATCACGTCATGGGAAACAATCTGACAATCGCGCTGGCGTCCGCGGCGGGGCAGTTGGAATTGAACGTGATGATGCCGATCATCGCGTACAATCTGTTTCAAATGATGGACGTGCTGATCAGCGCGATCAACGCGTTCACGACGAAATGTGTCGTCGGCATCATCGCGAATCGCGAAAAAGCGGAAGGATGGCTCGCCAAATCTACGGTGCTCGTCACCGCGCTAAACCCAGTGATCGGATATATTAAAGCCGCGCAAGTGTCGCAAGAGGCAATGGCGCGCAACGTGACGATCAAGCAAGTCGTATTGGAAAAAGGTTATTTGAAAGAAGACGAGCTTGACCAAGTACTGGACGTGCGTAAGATGACCGAAGGTGGAATCATGCAAGTCAATGGAGGAGGATAA
- a CDS encoding putative toxin-antitoxin system toxin component, PIN family: MPIVVLVDTNVWVSAFINPAGFPARLHRAWLDNRFQVVVSLPLLDELSEVLTRPRITRKYSIQASDVEELLQLMIRRSHIIVPTGSVRECRDPDDDLILETAILGQAQYAVSRDDDIKRDLDLIKHLDAHGVTVLSVQQFLIKLDAGEI, translated from the coding sequence GTGCCCATCGTCGTTCTCGTTGACACGAATGTATGGGTTTCGGCATTTATCAACCCCGCGGGTTTCCCGGCGCGCTTGCATCGCGCGTGGCTGGACAATCGGTTTCAGGTTGTCGTCTCGTTACCTCTGCTTGATGAACTCTCCGAGGTTTTGACTCGCCCGCGTATCACGCGCAAGTACTCCATTCAAGCCAGCGATGTCGAAGAACTTTTGCAACTGATGATCCGCCGCAGTCACATTATCGTGCCGACCGGCTCAGTGCGCGAGTGTCGCGATCCGGACGATGATCTCATTCTCGAAACGGCGATTCTGGGGCAAGCGCAGTACGCCGTCTCACGCGACGACGACATTAAGCGCGACCTCGATCTCATCAAGCATCTTGACGCGCACGGCGTTACCGTGTTGAGTGTGCAACAGTTCCTCATAAAACTGGATGCAGGCGAGATATAA
- a CDS encoding DUF433 domain-containing protein — protein MKKIGKKIPSPRARSKNALALKNPVRSTKRNRLILGRYIVADSAICHGKPTFRGTRIIVWQVLEMVAEGTDWETIIAQWHSSITKEAIAEAVQLSSEAFFRHIDEFVLEPTRA, from the coding sequence ATGAAAAAGATCGGCAAGAAAATCCCAAGCCCAAGAGCGCGATCCAAAAACGCGCTTGCGCTGAAAAACCCAGTCCGCTCCACAAAACGCAACCGACTGATCCTGGGGCGCTATATCGTCGCCGACTCTGCAATCTGTCATGGCAAGCCCACCTTTCGCGGCACACGCATTATTGTATGGCAAGTGTTGGAAATGGTCGCGGAAGGAACAGATTGGGAAACCATCATTGCGCAATGGCATAGCAGCATCACGAAAGAAGCGATTGCCGAAGCCGTCCAATTATCCAGCGAAGCATTCTTCCGACACATAGACGAATTTGTTTTGGAGCCGACGCGCGCATGA
- a CDS encoding DUF2281 domain-containing protein, protein MPAVERIHRYVQQLPQPLQAEVLDFVEYLLSKVEREQNQQDESEWSGLSLASAMRGMEDEVTPVYTIADLKVVFS, encoded by the coding sequence ATGCCAGCAGTTGAGAGAATTCACCGATACGTCCAGCAATTGCCACAACCACTACAGGCAGAAGTACTTGATTTCGTAGAGTATCTTTTGTCAAAAGTGGAACGCGAGCAAAACCAGCAAGACGAATCAGAGTGGTCGGGCTTGTCTCTCGCGTCGGCGATGCGCGGTATGGAAGACGAAGTGACACCGGTATACACTATCGCTGATTTAAAAGTGGTCTTTTCATGA
- a CDS encoding type II toxin-antitoxin system PemK/MazF family toxin → MKRAGQIVLFKFPQTDLAQGKFRPALLVGKLPGQFDDWLICMISSQTQHAIVDFDELIELDDLDFAKSGLKVTSVIRVGRLAVVNGEALLGAIGEIDEERLRRIKTHLAKWLTEPGD, encoded by the coding sequence ATGAAACGCGCCGGACAAATCGTCCTATTCAAATTTCCGCAGACCGACCTCGCACAAGGAAAATTTCGCCCTGCGCTTTTGGTAGGCAAATTACCCGGTCAATTCGACGATTGGTTGATTTGCATGATCTCATCTCAAACGCAACACGCTATCGTGGATTTTGATGAACTCATCGAACTTGACGACCTGGACTTTGCAAAATCTGGTCTGAAAGTAACCAGCGTGATTCGGGTAGGACGGCTTGCGGTCGTCAATGGAGAAGCATTACTCGGCGCGATTGGTGAAATTGATGAGGAGCGGTTGCGCCGCATCAAAACACACCTTGCAAAATGGTTAACGGAACCTGGCGATTGA
- a CDS encoding putative toxin-antitoxin system toxin component, PIN family — protein MTRPRITRKYSIQSSDVEELLQLLIRRSQIVVPTGSVRECRNPDDDLVLETAILGQAQYAVSRDDDIKRDLDLIKHLDAHGVTVLSVQQFLTKLDAGEI, from the coding sequence TTGACTCGCCCACGTATCACGCGCAAGTACTCCATTCAATCCAGCGATGTCGAAGAACTCTTGCAACTGTTGATCCGCCGCAGTCAAATTGTCGTGCCGACCGGCTCGGTGCGCGAGTGTCGCAATCCGGACGATGATCTCGTTCTCGAAACGGCGATTCTGGGGCAAGCGCAGTACGCCGTCTCACGCGACGACGACATTAAACGCGACCTCGATCTCATCAAGCATCTTGACGCGCACGGCGTTACCGTGTTGAGTGTGCAACAATTCCTCACTAAACTGGATGCGGGCGAGATCTAG
- a CDS encoding metallophosphoesterase, with protein MIKLVCTADNHLGRFYGKMNAKQLAERRARLRRAFAHAVDHAIEKRAHLFMQCGDLFDREAPPPAELTFVAQQFQKLRDAGIRIYAISGNHDMPTSSDGATPVRIYDALRAAHVFNKRTEIEFDFVKVEGATVALGGIAPDPRLDARADPLDDVTWTPPQADVTLLLLHCGYEACVPKEFAEAILPKSRVAEMQAIDYFFLGDIHRTHKSTLDKATIIVPGATERMTFGEIGERPGFYYVELDGKTPIKLLHEEIEAQPMRREIIRTTDLPSDTPTEYIAERLQEWADTEQLMQLRLEGPVARDMYHRLKFFDIWRLGNELNFFFDLDRAAVTLQGENDSNGGGEIVSIRHELERVADELAAPREGDDRALYEEARAMVMERMGRAE; from the coding sequence ATGATCAAACTCGTCTGCACCGCCGATAACCACCTCGGTCGCTTTTACGGCAAGATGAACGCGAAACAACTCGCGGAACGTCGCGCGCGTTTGCGCCGCGCGTTCGCCCACGCAGTTGACCACGCGATTGAAAAACGCGCACATCTCTTTATGCAGTGCGGCGACCTCTTTGACCGCGAAGCGCCGCCACCCGCCGAACTCACCTTCGTCGCGCAACAATTTCAGAAATTGCGCGACGCGGGCATCCGCATCTACGCGATCAGCGGCAATCACGACATGCCGACATCGAGCGATGGCGCGACGCCGGTGCGAATCTACGACGCGCTCCGCGCCGCGCACGTGTTCAACAAACGCACCGAGATCGAATTCGATTTCGTCAAAGTCGAAGGTGCGACGGTCGCGCTTGGCGGCATCGCGCCCGACCCGCGTCTCGATGCGCGCGCGGACCCGCTCGACGACGTGACGTGGACGCCGCCACAAGCCGATGTAACGCTGTTGCTGCTGCACTGCGGCTATGAAGCGTGCGTGCCGAAAGAATTCGCGGAAGCGATCCTGCCCAAATCACGCGTCGCCGAGATGCAAGCGATTGATTATTTCTTTCTCGGCGACATTCATCGTACGCACAAATCCACGCTCGACAAGGCGACGATCATCGTGCCCGGCGCAACCGAGCGCATGACATTCGGCGAAATCGGTGAACGACCTGGGTTTTACTATGTCGAACTCGATGGCAAAACGCCGATCAAATTGTTGCATGAAGAAATCGAAGCGCAACCGATGCGCCGCGAAATCATTCGCACGACCGACCTGCCGAGCGACACACCAACCGAGTACATCGCCGAGCGATTGCAGGAATGGGCAGACACGGAACAATTGATGCAACTGCGTCTCGAAGGTCCGGTCGCGCGTGACATGTACCATCGCTTGAAATTCTTCGACATCTGGCGGCTCGGCAACGAACTCAATTTTTTCTTCGACCTGGATCGTGCGGCGGTCACGTTGCAAGGTGAAAACGACAGCAATGGTGGCGGCGAAATTGTCAGCATTCGCCACGAGCTCGAACGCGTTGCAGATGAACTTGCCGCCCCGCGCGAGGGCGACGACCGCGCGTTGTACGAGGAGGCGCGCGCGATGGTGATGGAACGAATGGGACGCGCGGAGTAG
- a CDS encoding universal stress protein codes for MYRKILVPLDGSSLAEGVLPHVRMLAENFDAEIVLLQIVVDPIYDLLLSGPKLAAATHDSGSTQHPRSQSYLDCVAKPLREAGLEVTTMVCEGLVAETILACGERFQVDLIVMATHGVNTPSGWQLGNVTYRIVHDAKAPVLLIRAQQPSFPGAELAMATQSN; via the coding sequence ATGTACAGAAAGATTCTTGTGCCGCTCGATGGATCCTCACTTGCCGAAGGCGTATTACCGCACGTTCGAATGCTTGCCGAAAATTTTGATGCAGAAATTGTATTGCTTCAGATCGTCGTTGATCCAATCTACGATTTACTCCTGAGCGGACCGAAGCTTGCCGCCGCGACCCACGATAGCGGATCAACCCAGCATCCCAGGTCTCAAAGTTATTTAGATTGCGTCGCCAAACCGCTTAGAGAAGCGGGACTCGAAGTGACGACGATGGTCTGTGAGGGGTTGGTCGCCGAAACGATTTTGGCTTGCGGCGAACGATTTCAAGTGGATTTGATCGTGATGGCAACCCATGGCGTCAACACGCCGAGCGGCTGGCAACTGGGCAATGTCACCTATCGAATCGTCCATGATGCTAAAGCGCCCGTCCTCCTGATTCGCGCACAACAACCGTCTTTCCCAGGAGCAGAACTCGCGATGGCAACTCAGTCGAACTAG